In Synergistaceae bacterium, the DNA window GGCATTGAGACTCGAACAAGCTGTACCCGATGTTGTCAAATATGTAGCAGAAGAAATGAAATGCGATATTCCCGTAATTGCAGCCGGAGGAATCTGGGACAAGAAAGATTTAGAACGCGTGTTTAATCTCGGTGCTAAAGGCGTGCAAATGGGGACTCGTTTTGCGTGTACAGTTGAGGGCGACGCGTCAGAAAGATTCAAACAGGCTTATATCGACGCAAAAGAAGACGACGTTGTATTGATTAACAGTCCTGCAGGTTTGCCCGGACGCGCGATAAAGAATCCCTTCGTAGCAAAATATTTAGACGGCACTGTCGAGAGTAAGCCCTGTTTTGCAAATTGTTTGACTCACTGCAAGTACAGAAAAACGAAAGAAACATTTTGCATTGCAGCAGCCCTTGTTGATGCTCAAGTCGGAAACTGGGAGACGGGTTTATTTTTCTGCGGAAGTAATGTAGTGAAAGCTAATAAAATCGAACGCGTACAAGATATTATTTCGGAATTGTTCGAGAATTAATTATCAAGTGCAGCACTCACAGCCCGGCCGCTGAATCCCCTACTTCTGAGCCGGGTTAAAATTTTTCTGTCATCAAGTCCGGAGCTTCTCCAAGTTTCTGCAAGATCTACAGCGCGTGAAATTTCGTCTTCTGAGTCATTCAATGCCTCGTCAATAATTTCATGTGAGACTCCCCGCGCGGAAAGTTCATAAATAATTTTCGCGTTTCCCCACGATAAATGGCCGTCTATAAATAATTGCGAGTAAGCTAAATCATCAATCAGTCCGGACTCTTCTGCATCGTTCATCAAAAAATTTATTTGCGAGTCTGAAAGTTTTTGACGCTTCAGAAATTCATAAGCCTGCGAACGTGTACCCGGTTTACGCAATAAATAACTGAAAAATTTTTCTCGTGTCTCGTTTATGTCATTCATGATGTGATTGCAAGCTCTAATGTGCTGCCTAACCTCCTAAAAATTTCGCGCTTTAATGACGGCTCCGACTCTAAATTTATATCATGACTCGTTAATGCCCTTGCTTCATCACGTGCGAGCAATAAAATTTTTTCGTCCCTCACTAAATCGGCTGCTCTAAAATCTGTAATTCCGTGCTGACGAGTCCCGCAAATTTTTCCCGGCCCGCGCTGTAATAAATCCTGTTCTGCGAGCTCGAACCCGTCAGAAGTCTTAATCATTGCTGCGATTCTTGCTTTGCCTTCGGGAGTGATATTTTTTCCTTCAAGCAGTATGCAGAGGCTTTGTAAATTTCCGCGTCCGACTCTGCCCCGTAATTGATGTAATTGCGCTAGGCCGAAATTTCCTGCGTCCTGAATTATTATAACTGTAGCATTAGGAACATCGACTCCGACTTCAATAACGACTGTAGCAACGAGCAAATTAATTTTATTATCAGCAAAATTCTGCATGACACTTGATTTTATTTCGGGGCTTAACCGGCCGTGAAGCACAGCAATATTTATATCAGGCAGTAAATTTTTCAACCGCTCATAAATTGCATTAACGGCGCTTAAACTTTTTTCCTCGTTCTCGTCAATTAACGGGCAGACCCAGTAAATTTGTTCGCCTCGTGAAATAGTATCATGAATAATTTGCAGGACTCTTCTATATTCTGACGGTGCAAATGAAATTGTGTTAATGCGCTTACGTCCGGGCGGCAGTTCGTGAAGTGAAGATACTTCTAAATCGCCGTAAATTGACATTATAAGCGTTCGGGGAATCGGTGTTGCCGTCATTGCTAAAACGTGAGGATTTGCCCCCTTTGAGATTAATTGTCCGCGCTGTAAGACTCCGAATCTATGCTGTTCATCGACGATAACAAGTGCTAAATCTGCAAAATTTACTTTTTCCGCAAAAATTGAATGAGTCCCAACAATAATATTTATTGAACCGTCAGAGAGTCCAGCTAAAATTTTATTACGTTCGGAAATTTTCAGACTGCCGGCAAGGAAAGCAGCTTTAAGGCCAAGAGGAGCTAAATTTTTTCGCAATTTTTCGTAATGCTGCCACGCTAAAATCTCAGTAGGTGCCATTAATGCAGCTTGATAACCAGAGTCAACAGCTATTAACATCGCAGCAAAGGCAATTAAAGTTTTTCCCGCGCCGACATCACCTTGTAAAAGTCTATTCATTGCGGAATCTTTTGCGAGGTCACTAATAATTTCATCGATTGCAATTTTTTGCGAGTTAGTGAGCTTGAACGGCAAATGATTCATGAAATAATAAAAATTTTTTCCCGGCCTTAATGAGTGAGACTGTGAAGAGCTTAAAAACTTTTGACGGCGCATAATTATCCCTGTCTGCAACAAGAATAATTCATCAAATGCGAGTCTATTTCTTGCGCGGATAAAAGCGTGTGAGTCAAACGGCATGTGAATATTTGCTATTGCTTCAGGAAGAGTCATCATTCCATAGCGCGTTAAAATTTTTTCGGGCATAAACTCGTGAAGACATTTCGACGCATATTTATTGACTGCAAAATTAATTATCCTGCGCAGAGACTTTTGACTCACGTCTGAATTTGCATGATAAACGGGGAAAATTTTTCCTGTAATCGAGGGCGTTTGCGAGCTTGACTCTAAAATCTCAAATTCGGGATGTGTAAAACGGGGAGTCAATAAATTATATTCAATTGCACCGCAAATAACTAGAATCATACCTTTGTGAACGAATTTAATAATTTTTTCGCTGAACCATGACGCGATAACTTTTCCTGTGCCGTCGCTTAATAGTGCCTCAGTGTGTCCGGGTCTTGATCGTGTGTCAAGAACTTCTGCGATAATCGAGTAAAAATTTCCTGGCGATAAATTATTTATTCGCGTTATAGTGCGTCTGTCCTCGTAACGTCTGGGCATAAAATATAATAAATCCTCAAGCGTAAAGATTCCCAGTTTAGAGAGTGCATTTGCTTTCTTTGGGCCGATACCCTCAAGGATTTTCACGGGAGAACTTAATCTAACGGGATTAATTTTCGCTGCTGCCGTCTTCTAACTCTCCTGTTTCTTGATTTATTTCGTCCTGTGAGCGGTCTAAAATTTTGCCGAAATCGAATAATAGTGATGCAGTTTTCTTGACAAAATCTTGTTTCTGAAGGCTCAAGAATCTAATTTGCTCGTTGTAGGACTCGACTTCTTTTTGTGCGTCGCCGATGATTCTGCGTGCTTCTGCTCGTGCGTTTGCGAGAATGTCGTCTGCTCGGTCTTCTGCGTCACGTCTGCGGGATTCTAGTTCCTGCTCGATATTTGCGCGGCTTTGTTCTGCTTTAGCGCGTTTGTCCTGCGAGGCTTGAAGAATGTCATCAGCTGAGTTTTTCGCCTTCATGAGAATTTCACTTGCTTTAGCTTCTGCTTCTGCGATTTTTTCTGCTGATTTAGCTTCAGATTCTGCCGTAATTTTTTCTGCTTCTGCATGAGCGTCTGCAAGAATTTTTTCTGTATTGGCCTTAGCTTGGTCTTCCATGTCCTGGGCTGCTTTGCGTGCTAAGATTAGTGCGTCTTTAATAGCGTCGTTCATGCCTTCTTGTTTCTTGACGAATGACTCTAATTCTTGGATTCGCGCGTCTTTCTCGTCTAATTGCAGGGTGTAAGCCTCTAAATCGTCTGCTACTTGATTCAAGAAATCTTCTACTTCAGGAACGGAATAGCCCCCGAATCTAACTTTTTTGAAGGCTTTGACTTCTACATCTTTTGCTGTAAGTAAATCGCTCATTCTGAAATTCTCTCCTCAGGCCATGCCTCAAACATATCTTTTCTAGGCGTTAATAAATACTGTGCAGTCTCTACCATTGGGATAATAGCTCCATTTATGCCAAAAACGACACCGCCCATAAACTTTACAAAATCGTCGCCCTTTTCCTCGTACTCGACCGCTGTTAATTCGTGAAGATCGATTAATACCATTGCACCGTTAATTAATGCTTCTCTGAGTTTGATTCGGTCATTTTCTGACGCTATCCCCCTGAAGAGAATTAATTTTCCCGGCGCGTAATTAGCTGACGATTTAGAATTTCCTTCACGTCTTGATGAAGATTTTGCGGGCTTGCGTCTTTCTTCTGGGTAATCGTCATCATCATAATCGTCGTCATCGTTGTCAAATCCAAACCAGCGCATTATATTCAAGTTAAACGCCTCCTGTTAAATTTTACGCAAATAAATATATCACAATCTTGTAACGCGTGCTAAAATTTTCGTGCTATAATTATTTCACACTTTCATGCAATTATCCCAAAGAAAATAATTTTACAACTACATTTGCAACTACAAAAAATTAATTTCGTTCATGAGCGCGCAAAGACTCACGGAGAAAAAATTTTTTGTAACGCATAAATTTTCACGCATAATTTCTCGCACCAAATAAAAGCGTACCGATTCGCACCATTGTAGAGCCTTCTAATATTGCAGACTCAAAATCTTCACTCATTCCCATAGATAAAACCGGCATAGCAAGTCCCGTAGAAATTCTCGCACGCTCGCAAAGTTCACGCAAATTAGCAAATGCAGATCTTATTTCGCGTTCATTATCTGTAATCGGGCCGACAGTCATTAAGCCTTCGAGAGCTAAATTTTTCATGAGCATGACAGAATCACATAAACTC includes these proteins:
- a CDS encoding nitronate monooxygenase; this encodes ALRLEQAVPDVVKYVAEEMKCDIPVIAAGGIWDKKDLERVFNLGAKGVQMGTRFACTVEGDASERFKQAYIDAKEDDVVLINSPAGLPGRAIKNPFVAKYLDGTVESKPCFANCLTHCKYRKTKETFCIAAALVDAQVGNWETGLFFCGSNVVKANKIERVQDIISELFEN
- a CDS encoding RecX family transcriptional regulator, with translation MNDINETREKFFSYLLRKPGTRSQAYEFLKRQKLSDSQINFLMNDAEESGLIDDLAYSQLFIDGHLSWGNAKIIYELSARGVSHEIIDEALNDSEDEISRAVDLAETWRSSGLDDRKILTRLRSRGFSGRAVSAALDN
- the recG gene encoding ATP-dependent DNA helicase RecG, which encodes MKILEGIGPKKANALSKLGIFTLEDLLYFMPRRYEDRRTITRINNLSPGNFYSIIAEVLDTRSRPGHTEALLSDGTGKVIASWFSEKIIKFVHKGMILVICGAIEYNLLTPRFTHPEFEILESSSQTPSITGKIFPVYHANSDVSQKSLRRIINFAVNKYASKCLHEFMPEKILTRYGMMTLPEAIANIHMPFDSHAFIRARNRLAFDELFLLQTGIIMRRQKFLSSSQSHSLRPGKNFYYFMNHLPFKLTNSQKIAIDEIISDLAKDSAMNRLLQGDVGAGKTLIAFAAMLIAVDSGYQAALMAPTEILAWQHYEKLRKNLAPLGLKAAFLAGSLKISERNKILAGLSDGSINIIVGTHSIFAEKVNFADLALVIVDEQHRFGVLQRGQLISKGANPHVLAMTATPIPRTLIMSIYGDLEVSSLHELPPGRKRINTISFAPSEYRRVLQIIHDTISRGEQIYWVCPLIDENEEKSLSAVNAIYERLKNLLPDINIAVLHGRLSPEIKSSVMQNFADNKINLLVATVVIEVGVDVPNATVIIIQDAGNFGLAQLHQLRGRVGRGNLQSLCILLEGKNITPEGKARIAAMIKTSDGFELAEQDLLQRGPGKICGTRQHGITDFRAADLVRDEKILLLARDEARALTSHDINLESEPSLKREIFRRLGSTLELAITS
- a CDS encoding DivIVA domain-containing protein; translated protein: MSDLLTAKDVEVKAFKKVRFGGYSVPEVEDFLNQVADDLEAYTLQLDEKDARIQELESFVKKQEGMNDAIKDALILARKAAQDMEDQAKANTEKILADAHAEAEKITAESEAKSAEKIAEAEAKASEILMKAKNSADDILQASQDKRAKAEQSRANIEQELESRRRDAEDRADDILANARAEARRIIGDAQKEVESYNEQIRFLSLQKQDFVKKTASLLFDFGKILDRSQDEINQETGELEDGSSEN
- a CDS encoding cell division protein SepF produces the protein MNIMRWFGFDNDDDDYDDDDYPEERRKPAKSSSRREGNSKSSANYAPGKLILFRGIASENDRIKLREALINGAMVLIDLHELTAVEYEEKGDDFVKFMGGVVFGINGAIIPMVETAQYLLTPRKDMFEAWPEERISE